The following DNA comes from Meiothermus sp..
AAATGGCAGAAGATCTCTAAGAAACCGGTGTAACAGCAGCGGTATCTTGCTCGCCAGTGCGAATGCGGTAGACCTTTTCCACTGGCAGCACGAAAATTTTGCCATCGCCCACCTCACCGGTACGTGCGCTGGACAGGATGGCCTGCACTGTAGGCTCAACAAAGTGATCCGAAACGCCGATTTCCAGCCGCACTTTCTCCGAAAGCTCCATCTTGACAGTAGTGCCTCGGTAGGTCTCAACCCGTTCGGTCTCGCCACCATGGCCCTGGATGCGGCTAATCGACAGGCCCCGCACCTCGGCCTTAAAGAGGGCTTCCAGAACATCGTTGAGCTTCTCGCTCCGGATGATAGCAACAATTAGTTTCATCACGCCCTCCTTTAGTCGGTGCCACCTGCTGGCTTGGGTTTAGCCGCCGGCACAGGGGTCTCACTCTTGAGTAAAATCGCACCCTCGCCGCTGGTGTAGGCTTCTTCGCCGTGCTGCGTAATGTCCATGCCCACACCTTCTTCCTTGGCCGTAGCTTTGAGCGGAATCATGGCACCAACCAGCTTAAGCAGCAAGAAGGTAATGGTACCGCTGTAGATCATAGCAATCAGCACAGCAAATGCCTGAATCAGTACTTGGGCCGGATTGCCCGCAATCAGGCCATCAAACAGGCCATTAACCGACTTTTGGGCAAACACCCCGGTCAAAATAGCCCCTGTTATGCCTCCTACACCATGTGCCGCGAACACATCGAGTGAGTCGTCCATGCCGCTCCTAGCCCGCCATAGCAGCACGTAGTAGCTGGGGAAGGCCCCTATTGCACCCATAACCATGGCAAACAAGGGGGAAACAAAAGCGGCCGCAGGAGTAATTACCACCAATCCCACTACAATCGCAGTAGCAAGCCCTACAGCGGTCACC
Coding sequences within:
- a CDS encoding P-II family nitrogen regulator — its product is MKLIVAIIRSEKLNDVLEALFKAEVRGLSISRIQGHGGETERVETYRGTTVKMELSEKVRLEIGVSDHFVEPTVQAILSSARTGEVGDGKIFVLPVEKVYRIRTGEQDTAAVTPVS